The following are encoded in a window of Limibacter armeniacum genomic DNA:
- a CDS encoding NAD(P)/FAD-dependent oxidoreductase: MRREVEYVVSPEVAFDEQNFRNFIINKVKLSDSDELHIRMVRRSVDARSRNIKINVKAEIFEGEPPSDLISYRRDYPNVSDAKRVIIVGAGPAGMFAALRLLEQGIKPILLERGKDVQERRRDLANINKKNIVNPDSNYCFGEGGAGTYSDGKLYTRAKKRGDFVRIMEIFVAHGATSEILVDAHPHIGTNKLPKVVAEIRQSILNAGGEVHFDTRVEDFILDGDRIKGVVTQQGDRLEGEAVILATGHSARDIFILLRDKEIEIETKPYALGVRIEHPQSIIDGIQYHCNGDRGPYLPAASYTLVNQVQFEGKEKGVFSFCMCPGGFIVPSATAPGEVVVNGMSPSRRDSKFANSGIVVAVDEDDFKPFYKEHGVLAGMAFQQAIEQQACVVAGGTQQAPAQRLGDFVEGRVSNALNETSYQPGLVSADMRTVLPEQIAHRLKYGFKAFGKKMKGYLTNEAQIVGVESRTSSPVRIPRDRLTHEHPQIKGLFPCGEGAGYAGGIASAAMDGERCAELAAQLYCGVS; this comes from the coding sequence ATGAGAAGAGAGGTTGAATACGTAGTCTCGCCAGAAGTGGCATTTGACGAACAAAATTTCAGGAATTTCATCATCAATAAAGTAAAACTGTCTGATTCAGATGAGTTGCATATTCGAATGGTGAGAAGGTCGGTTGATGCTCGTTCCAGAAATATCAAAATCAATGTTAAGGCAGAAATTTTTGAAGGTGAGCCTCCTTCAGACTTAATATCCTACCGAAGAGACTACCCTAATGTAAGTGATGCAAAACGTGTAATTATTGTAGGAGCGGGCCCTGCAGGAATGTTTGCTGCATTGCGTCTTCTTGAACAGGGAATAAAACCGATTCTACTGGAAAGAGGCAAGGATGTGCAGGAAAGAAGGCGAGATCTGGCTAACATCAATAAGAAGAATATCGTTAATCCGGATTCCAATTACTGTTTTGGAGAGGGAGGTGCAGGTACTTATTCAGATGGTAAACTTTATACCCGAGCGAAGAAGCGAGGTGACTTCGTGCGTATCATGGAAATTTTTGTAGCTCACGGAGCTACGTCAGAAATATTGGTAGATGCCCATCCACATATTGGTACTAACAAGTTACCAAAAGTGGTAGCAGAAATACGCCAAAGTATCCTGAATGCAGGTGGTGAAGTTCACTTTGATACAAGGGTAGAGGATTTCATATTGGATGGTGACCGTATCAAGGGAGTAGTTACACAACAAGGAGACCGACTAGAGGGAGAGGCTGTGATTTTGGCAACAGGTCACTCAGCCCGAGATATATTTATTTTGCTTCGTGATAAGGAAATTGAGATTGAAACAAAGCCATATGCTTTAGGAGTTAGGATTGAACACCCGCAAAGTATTATAGATGGTATTCAATACCACTGTAATGGTGACCGTGGACCATACTTGCCAGCAGCTTCTTATACTTTGGTTAATCAAGTGCAGTTTGAAGGAAAAGAAAAAGGTGTTTTTTCATTCTGTATGTGTCCAGGTGGTTTTATAGTTCCTTCTGCAACAGCACCTGGAGAGGTAGTAGTGAATGGCATGTCTCCATCAAGACGTGATTCAAAATTTGCCAATTCAGGAATTGTAGTGGCTGTGGATGAGGATGATTTCAAACCATTCTACAAAGAGCATGGTGTATTGGCAGGTATGGCATTCCAGCAGGCAATTGAGCAGCAAGCTTGTGTAGTTGCAGGAGGAACTCAACAAGCTCCGGCACAACGTTTAGGGGATTTTGTAGAAGGGAGAGTTTCCAATGCCTTAAATGAGACATCTTATCAGCCGGGGCTGGTATCGGCTGATATGAGAACAGTGTTGCCTGAACAGATAGCGCATAGGCTTAAATATGGCTTTAAGGCATTTGGAAAGAAAATGAAGGGATACCTGACCAACGAAGCTCAAATTGTGGGTGTGGAAAGTAGAACCTCATCACCAGTAAGAATTCCACGAGATAGACTGACACATGAGCACCCTCAGATCAAAGGTTTGTTCCCATGTGGAGAAGGAGCAGGTTACGCAGGTGGAATTGCATCGGCAGCAATGGATGGAGAAAGGTGTGCGGAATTGGCAGCTCAACTCTATTGTGGTGTTTCATAA
- the pdxH gene encoding pyridoxamine 5'-phosphate oxidase → MKVNIADIRLDYAKKELSEEDCLANPIEQFNMWMEEAIKSEVNEPTAMTISTVSPEGRPAARTVLLKGVEDNQFVFYTNYNSRKGTHLLSNPVAALTFFWPELERQVNIEGTVTRVSDVKSDEYFASRPYKSRVGAWASEQSSEITSKNIILKRFATYAAKYLTHVPRPPHWGGFAISPDRIEFWQGRPSRLHDRVLYTLDENGNWNKKRLAP, encoded by the coding sequence ATGAAAGTGAACATAGCAGATATCCGACTAGACTATGCGAAAAAAGAACTCAGTGAAGAAGATTGCTTAGCCAATCCTATCGAGCAGTTTAATATGTGGATGGAGGAAGCGATCAAGTCAGAGGTGAATGAGCCGACGGCAATGACAATCTCTACTGTTTCTCCAGAAGGACGACCTGCTGCTCGAACAGTTCTTTTGAAAGGAGTGGAAGATAACCAGTTTGTGTTTTATACTAACTACAACAGCCGAAAAGGCACGCATTTGTTGTCAAATCCTGTGGCTGCTTTGACTTTCTTTTGGCCTGAGCTTGAGAGACAGGTAAATATTGAAGGAACAGTAACTAGAGTTTCTGATGTTAAGTCTGACGAATATTTTGCAAGCAGGCCCTATAAAAGTAGAGTCGGAGCATGGGCTTCAGAGCAGAGTAGTGAAATAACTTCTAAAAATATTATTTTGAAGCGCTTTGCGACTTATGCAGCAAAGTATCTCACACATGTACCTCGTCCACCGCATTGGGGTGGTTTTGCTATTTCTCCAGACCGAATTGAATTTTGGCAAGGCAGGCCTAGTAGACTTCATGACAGGGTACTTTATACGTTGGATGAAAACGGTAATTGGAACAAAAAAAGGTTAGCACCTTGA